One window of Sphingomonas sp. KC8 genomic DNA carries:
- a CDS encoding LolA family protein — MPYPEKRMIRPTLFALAAVPVAAAAIVGATPVAAPAMAQAAGPLAQVSQHLRAVNTMTASFSQTDRNGKTINGTLTLKRPGRIRFEYQKGVPLLVVGDGKALTMIDYQVKQVSRWPIGDSPLSVLLDPSKDLSKFAKVVPGGDPRLLIVQARDPKRPEFGTISIAFAKSPAAPGGLMLRGWTIVDAQNNRSTIQLSNQAFNVAVSDKAFRWNDPRPRNPRG, encoded by the coding sequence ATGCCTTATCCGGAGAAACGCATGATCCGCCCCACCTTGTTCGCGCTCGCGGCTGTCCCGGTCGCCGCCGCCGCCATCGTCGGGGCAACGCCGGTGGCCGCACCCGCGATGGCGCAGGCTGCCGGGCCGCTCGCTCAGGTGTCCCAGCATCTGCGTGCCGTGAATACGATGACGGCCAGCTTTTCGCAGACCGATCGCAACGGCAAGACGATCAACGGCACGCTGACCTTGAAACGCCCCGGCCGTATCCGCTTCGAATATCAAAAGGGCGTGCCCCTGCTCGTCGTCGGCGATGGCAAGGCGCTCACCATGATCGACTATCAGGTCAAGCAGGTGTCGCGCTGGCCGATCGGCGATTCGCCGCTGTCGGTGCTGCTCGATCCGTCAAAGGATCTGTCGAAGTTCGCCAAGGTGGTTCCCGGCGGTGATCCGCGACTTCTGATCGTCCAGGCGCGGGATCCCAAGCGGCCGGAATTTGGCACGATTTCGATCGCGTTCGCTAAATCCCCTGCGGCCCCCGGCGGGTTGATGCTGCGCGGGTGGACGATCGTCGACGCGCAGAACAACCGATCGACCATCCAGCTGTCGAATCAGGCGTTCAACGTCGCGGTAAGCGACAAGGCGTTCCGCTGGAACGATCCGCGCCCGCGTAATCCGCGTGGCTGA